The following proteins are encoded in a genomic region of Hyla sarda isolate aHylSar1 chromosome 3, aHylSar1.hap1, whole genome shotgun sequence:
- the LOC130361444 gene encoding sialidase-4-like gives MGSRHVPARTVLFEREKNGVTYRVPALLYIPRWLTLLAFAEERLSPDDAHANLLVLRRGILYHSYVEWEDMFAVEKAHLPGHRSMNPCPIYDDFTGQIFLFFIAVQGRTTESYQIITGQNLAKLCYVTSSDQGRTWSDVTDLTQKVIGESLKEWATFALGPGHGIQLKSGRLLLPAYTYHIDCRNCFGKLCRTTPRAFAFHSDDHGKTWTFGDLVPNLQTVECQLVSVDEEDGSNVLYCNARSSLGFRVQALSYDGGVVFQEGQLVEKLVETPNGCHGSVIGFPAPLKKNSRLNTQNILLQKPMNAISVAKTSNIVTKRVYRLLQKGESSKEKYEVNRQNNICKVMVHKQTKGKAIVTGSDNRKQASSDPTDIQVQKRFLKTDYQFQLPTWVLYSHPTCAQRRMNLGIYLSPYPKDADSWTNPWIIYEGPSAYSDLTYIELQSGELGAMASAPLVVFGCLYENGITSPYEQISFSMFTLYEVIQNLPFNPALPLPSMMV, from the exons ATGGGGTCCCGTCATGTTCCTGCTCGCACAGTTCTGTTTGAGAGAGAGAAGAATGGTGTGACATATCGTGTACCGGCACTCCTCTACATTCCACGTTGGCTGACTCTGTTGGCATTCGCAGAAGAGAGGTTGAGCCCTGACGATGCCCATGCAAACCTTCTAGTATTGCGTCGTGGCATACTTTATCACAGCTACGTAGAG TGGGAGGATATGTTTGCTGTGGAGAAAGCCCATTTGCCAGGACACCGCTCAATGAACCCTTGTCCGATCTATGATGACTTCACAGGACAGATCTTCCTTTTCTTCATTGCTGTCCAGGGCAGGACAACAGAATCTTACCAGATCATCACAGGCCAAaatttagcaaaattgtgttatgTAACAAGCTCGGACCAAGGCAGGACAtggagtgatgtcacagattTGACCCAGAAGGTCATCGGAGAGTCACTAAAAG AGTGGGCTACCTTTGCTTTGGGACCAGGACATGGTATCCAGCTAAAATCTGGTCGTCTTCTTTTACCTGCTTACACCTATCACATAGATTGTAGAAACTGTTTTGGGAAACTCTGTCGTACTACGCCAAGAGCGTTTGCCTTCCACAGCGATGACCATGGGAAGACCTGGACATTTGGAGACCTAGTTCCAAACCTACAAACAGTAGAATGCCAGTTGGTGTCAGTGGATGAAGAAGATGGCAGCAATGTCTTGTATTGCAATGCCAGAAGCTCTTTAGGGTTCAGAGTGCAAGCTCTGAGTTATGATGGTGGTGTTGTCTTCCAAGAAGGGCAACTGGTGGAGAAACTGGTTGAGACACCTAATGGATGCCATGGGAGTGTCATTGGTTTTCCtgctccattaaaaaaaaattcgagACTTAATACTCAAAATATACTGTTACAGAAGCCTATGAATGCGATCAGTGTAGCTAAGACATCGAATATAGTAACTAAGAGAGTATATCGGTTACTTCAGAAAGGTGAAAGCAGTAAAGAAAAGTATGAAGTAAATAGACAGAACAATATCTGTAAAGTGATGGTTCACAAACAGACAAAAGGGAAGGCAATTGTCACGGGCAGCGATAACAGGAAACAAGCATCATCCGATCCAACGGATATACAAGTGCAAAAAAGGTTTTTAAAGACTGACTACCAATTCCAGCTGCCTACTTGGGTTCTGTACTCCCATCCAACTTGTGCCCAGAGGCGTATGAATTTGGGCATTTACCTCAGTCCGTACCCTAAAGATGCTGATAGCTGGACCAACCCTTGGATTATCTATGAAGGACCCAGTGCCTACTCTGATCTAACGTATATAGAGCTACAGTCTGGAGAACTTGGAGCTATGGCGTCTGCACCCTTAGTTGTCTTTGGTTGTCTTTATGAAAATGGTATAACATCTCCCTATGAACAGATATCATTCAGCATGTTCACGTTATATGAAGTCATCCAGAACCTGCCCTTTAACCCTGCCCTTCCCCTTCCATCCATGATGGTATAA